One part of the Nymphaea colorata isolate Beijing-Zhang1983 chromosome 8, ASM883128v2, whole genome shotgun sequence genome encodes these proteins:
- the LOC116259433 gene encoding protein BUD31 homolog 2-like, with amino-acid sequence MPKIKRKGVKIPEGWELIEPTLRDLEGQMREAENDPHDGKRKCEALWPIFRLTHQKSRYIFDLYYRRKEISADLYEFCLDQGYADCNLIAKWKKPGYERLCCLRCMQPRDHNFGTTCVCRVPRHLREEKVIECVHCGCKGCASGD; translated from the exons ATGccaaaaataaagagaaaaggtgTCAAAATTCCAGAGGGTTGGGAACTCATTGAGCCTACTCTTCGTGATCTGGAAGGTCAAATGAGAGAAG CTGAAAATGATCCACATGATGGCAAGAGAAAATGTGAGGCTTTATGGCCCATTTTCCGGTTAACTCATCAGAAGAGCCGGTATATATTTGATCTCTATTACAGAAGGAAGGAAATCTCAGCCGATCTCTATGAATTTTGCCTGGACCAAGGATATGCAGATTGCAACTTGATTGCCAAATGGAAGAAA CCTGGCTACGAGCGACTTTGCTGCTTGAGATGCATGCAGCCTCGTGACCACAACTTTGGTACAACATGTGTGTGTAGAGTGCCCAGGCACCTTAGGGAGGAGAAGGTTATAGAGTGCGTGCATTGTGGTTGCAAGGGATGTGCTAGTGGTGACTGA